A DNA window from Candidatus Sulfidibacterium hydrothermale contains the following coding sequences:
- the arsC gene encoding arsenate reductase (glutaredoxin) (This arsenate reductase requires both glutathione and glutaredoxin to convert arsenate to arsenite, after which the efflux transporter formed by ArsA and ArsB can extrude the arsenite from the cell, providing resistance.), producing MVTIYHNPRCKKSRAGLQYLQSKTDDIQIVEYLKNPLTEEELKKLLMLLNKKPQEMIRTQEAVYKQNFKGKNFTDDEWIKIMVENPKLIKRPIVVKGNKAVWGDPAEEIDKLF from the coding sequence ATGGTTACGATTTATCACAATCCCCGCTGTAAAAAATCGCGTGCCGGGCTGCAGTATCTGCAGAGCAAAACCGACGATATTCAAATTGTGGAATATTTGAAAAACCCGCTGACGGAAGAAGAACTGAAAAAATTACTGATGCTGTTGAACAAAAAACCGCAGGAAATGATCCGCACACAGGAAGCGGTGTATAAACAGAATTTTAAAGGGAAGAATTTTACGGACGACGAGTGGATAAAAATCATGGTGGAAAACCCGAAATTAATCAAACGTCCCATTGTGGTAAAAGGAAACAAAGCCGTTTGGGGCGATCCGGCAGAAGAAATTGACAAATTATTTTAA
- the fumC gene encoding class II fumarate hydratase: MEYRIEHDTLGEVQVPADKYWGAQTQRSKMNFPIGPAASMPREIIDAFAYLKKAAALTNAELGVLDNEKAKVIAQVCDEILEGKLYDNFPLVIWQTGSGTQSNMNVNEVIANRGHVLKGGKLTDKEKFLHPNDDANKSQSSNDTFPTAMHIAAYKMLMEVTIPGVKHLRDALAKKAEEFKDIVKTGRTHWMDATPLTLGQEFSGYVAQLDHGLKALEATLDHLTELALGGTAVGTGLNTPKGYAEKVAAKIAELTGYPFKTAPNKFEALSAHDAIVETSGALKQLAVSLMHIANNVRYLASGPRCSIGEINLPANEPGSSIMPGKVNPTQNEALTMVCAQVIGNDVAITAGGMQGHFQLNVFKPVMIANLLQSARLLGDACVSFADRAIDGTVANEKRIKHNLENSLMLVTALNTHIGYEKAAKIAKKAHAEGTTLREAALALGFVTDEEFTEWVDPRKMI, from the coding sequence ATGGAATACAGAATAGAACATGATACGTTAGGCGAAGTGCAGGTCCCGGCCGACAAATACTGGGGCGCACAAACACAACGTTCAAAAATGAATTTTCCTATCGGCCCGGCAGCTTCCATGCCGCGCGAAATTATTGATGCTTTTGCTTACCTGAAAAAAGCAGCTGCATTAACCAATGCCGAACTGGGCGTACTGGATAATGAAAAAGCCAAAGTGATTGCCCAGGTTTGTGATGAAATTCTCGAAGGGAAACTGTACGATAATTTCCCGTTGGTGATTTGGCAGACCGGCTCGGGTACGCAGTCGAACATGAATGTGAACGAAGTGATTGCCAACCGCGGTCATGTGCTGAAAGGCGGAAAACTTACCGACAAAGAGAAATTTTTGCATCCGAACGACGATGCCAACAAATCGCAGTCGTCGAATGACACTTTCCCGACGGCAATGCATATTGCAGCTTATAAAATGCTGATGGAAGTGACCATTCCGGGGGTGAAACATCTGCGTGATGCCCTGGCGAAAAAAGCAGAAGAATTTAAAGATATTGTGAAAACGGGTCGTACCCACTGGATGGATGCCACACCGCTGACACTCGGACAGGAATTTTCGGGTTATGTTGCACAGCTCGACCACGGACTGAAAGCATTGGAAGCCACGCTGGACCATCTGACCGAACTGGCTCTTGGCGGAACGGCGGTAGGTACGGGACTGAATACACCGAAAGGTTATGCCGAAAAAGTAGCCGCAAAAATTGCCGAGCTGACCGGCTATCCGTTTAAAACCGCACCGAATAAATTTGAAGCGCTTTCGGCACATGATGCCATTGTGGAAACTTCGGGTGCTTTAAAACAGTTGGCTGTCAGTCTGATGCATATTGCCAACAATGTGCGGTATCTGGCTTCCGGTCCGCGTTGCAGCATTGGCGAAATTAACCTTCCGGCCAACGAGCCCGGCTCGTCCATTATGCCCGGAAAAGTAAATCCGACACAAAACGAAGCGCTAACGATGGTTTGCGCGCAGGTTATCGGTAACGATGTAGCCATTACCGCCGGTGGCATGCAGGGACATTTTCAGTTGAATGTTTTTAAACCGGTGATGATTGCCAACCTGTTGCAGTCGGCCCGGCTGCTGGGTGATGCTTGTGTTTCGTTTGCCGATCGTGCCATTGATGGTACGGTAGCCAACGAAAAGCGGATTAAACATAATCTTGAAAATTCGCTGATGCTGGTAACAGCGCTGAATACGCACATCGGTTACGAAAAAGCAGCTAAGATTGCCAAGAAAGCGCATGCCGAAGGAACTACCTTGCGCGAAGCAGCTCTGGCCCTCGGCTTTGTCACCGACGAAGAATTTACCGAATGGGTGGACCCGCGGAAAATGATTTAA
- a CDS encoding REP-associated tyrosine transposase, whose protein sequence is MSEKYKFHNEDGIYFITPTIVNWIDLFTRQAYSEIVLDSLRYCQKEKGLVIHAWCIMPSHLHLIISRSGNEQLSGIIRDFKKFTSKAIIKEIRNIKESRKQWLLKAFKASGRPLKRITNYKVWQDGNHPVELDTNKMLEQRLSYLHNNPVAQGIVFRPEDYVFSSAIDYCGGKGLLDVEIIE, encoded by the coding sequence ATGTCAGAAAAATACAAATTTCACAACGAAGATGGCATCTATTTCATTACCCCAACCATTGTTAACTGGATTGATTTATTTACCCGGCAAGCTTATAGTGAAATTGTATTGGATTCGTTAAGATATTGTCAAAAAGAAAAAGGATTGGTCATTCATGCATGGTGTATCATGCCCAGTCACTTACATTTAATTATCAGCAGGTCAGGCAATGAACAATTATCCGGCATCATAAGAGATTTTAAAAAGTTTACATCAAAAGCAATAATAAAAGAAATCAGGAATATAAAAGAAAGCAGAAAACAATGGTTACTGAAAGCATTCAAAGCATCCGGAAGGCCATTAAAACGAATAACCAACTACAAAGTTTGGCAGGATGGAAATCATCCGGTAGAATTGGATACAAATAAAATGCTGGAACAACGCTTATCCTATTTACATAATAATCCGGTAGCACAAGGTATTGTTTTTCGTCCTGAAGATTACGTTTTTAGTTCAGCCATCGACTATTGTGGTGGAAAAGGACTGTTGGATGTAGAAATTATTGAATAA
- a CDS encoding helix-turn-helix domain-containing protein translates to MEINYRKIKELRTQKGFSQEALAEKSGLSLRTVQRIENGETFPRGDSLKRMASALDVLPETFIHTENRQKNDPIITTLQLSQFGFLLFPPLSILIPLWIWIKEKESSVSVENVGKSVLNFQISWNILLLFLFIFFFISMATRQPGDMLTFKQVLSLPFIVLLYIYNFGIIIINIFLYKKKEKVRYFPAIRFFN, encoded by the coding sequence ATGGAAATCAACTACCGGAAAATAAAAGAGCTGAGAACCCAAAAAGGATTTTCGCAGGAAGCGCTGGCCGAAAAATCAGGGCTGAGCCTGCGAACCGTTCAACGGATAGAAAACGGCGAAACCTTTCCCCGCGGCGATTCGCTAAAAAGAATGGCTTCGGCTCTGGATGTCCTTCCGGAAACTTTTATCCATACGGAAAACAGGCAAAAAAACGACCCCATCATCACCACGCTTCAACTGTCGCAGTTCGGATTTTTGTTGTTTCCGCCGCTGAGCATCCTGATTCCACTGTGGATATGGATAAAGGAAAAAGAATCTTCGGTATCCGTGGAAAATGTCGGAAAATCTGTTTTAAACTTTCAGATAAGCTGGAACATCTTGCTTTTGTTTCTGTTCATCTTCTTTTTCATCAGCATGGCTACCCGGCAGCCAGGTGATATGCTCACGTTTAAACAGGTTCTTTCCCTTCCGTTCATCGTTCTGTTGTACATTTATAATTTTGGAATCATTATCATCAACATCTTTCTTTACAAAAAGAAAGAAAAAGTCCGCTACTTCCCCGCCATCCGGTTTTTTAATTAA
- a CDS encoding DUF3667 domain-containing protein: MDSGKKITCLNCGRRFSADYAFCPYCGQANKKHDLSFKYVLSEFLSANFNLDSKIFVTLKLLLFSPGKLTRDYLDGKRMQYISPLRLYLFISLIYFFLLSVVPNRAGDKMVHVDASQKTAVTAKKEAAVEIRTATVNPDTLNAFEKTILAKADRLQSEEGQKTFWQNMRKNISTGMLVLLPFTALLLYFLFYRNSYYFEHLIFIVHLQTVWFIISGVYMLIQLVFHWKALFYFELALLLWVTFLWFKQFYGKSTGKTIGKMILFFLAFGLLMILFFVIMAVISLLFL; the protein is encoded by the coding sequence ATGGATTCCGGGAAAAAAATTACGTGTTTAAATTGTGGCCGGCGTTTTTCGGCAGACTATGCTTTTTGTCCGTATTGCGGGCAGGCTAACAAAAAGCATGATTTAAGTTTTAAGTATGTGTTGTCGGAGTTTTTGTCGGCTAACTTTAATCTGGATTCGAAAATATTTGTTACGCTCAAATTGCTGTTGTTTTCGCCCGGAAAACTTACCCGCGATTATCTCGACGGAAAACGTATGCAGTATATTTCTCCGCTCCGGTTATATTTATTTATCAGTCTGATTTATTTTTTCCTTCTTTCGGTGGTTCCTAATCGTGCCGGTGACAAGATGGTTCATGTTGATGCTTCGCAAAAAACTGCGGTTACCGCAAAAAAGGAAGCGGCTGTTGAAATACGTACCGCTACCGTAAATCCGGATACGTTAAATGCTTTTGAAAAGACGATTCTTGCCAAAGCCGACCGTTTGCAATCAGAAGAAGGTCAGAAGACTTTTTGGCAGAACATGCGGAAAAATATCTCCACCGGCATGCTGGTATTGTTGCCGTTTACTGCCTTGTTGCTCTATTTCTTGTTTTACCGCAACAGTTATTATTTTGAACATCTCATTTTCATTGTGCATTTGCAAACCGTGTGGTTTATTATTTCCGGTGTTTATATGCTTATTCAGCTGGTCTTTCACTGGAAAGCATTGTTTTATTTTGAGTTGGCGTTATTGTTATGGGTTACTTTTTTGTGGTTTAAACAGTTTTACGGAAAAAGTACCGGAAAAACGATTGGAAAAATGATACTTTTCTTTCTCGCTTTTGGTTTGCTCATGATACTCTTTTTTGTCATTATGGCTGTGATTAGCTTGTTGTTTTTGTAA
- a CDS encoding family 16 glycoside hydrolase, which produces MKVLLWVFAFSLFSLNTAYFRGTDKEKIPVNFPLVVSGGHLQVSAHDTLFTFQNDSVGILPPGWTTALTGRGKPCRWEVIDDHGNKVLAQLSSETPDYRFNLIVNDNLEYKNVEISVRFKGVKGHGDQGGGPVWRYRDANNYYVVRANPLENNFRLYKVVNGNRRMLKSASLRIDTGKWYTIKVVMNGNRIVCYFNGKKELEAVDDTFSQPGKTGLWTKSDAGTWFDDFRVAPAGTF; this is translated from the coding sequence ATGAAAGTATTACTGTGGGTTTTTGCGTTTTCTCTTTTCTCCCTGAATACCGCGTATTTCCGGGGAACGGACAAAGAAAAAATTCCGGTGAATTTCCCGTTGGTTGTTTCCGGTGGTCATTTACAGGTTTCTGCTCACGATACGTTGTTCACCTTTCAGAACGATAGCGTGGGCATTCTCCCTCCGGGCTGGACAACAGCCCTGACCGGACGGGGTAAACCTTGTCGGTGGGAAGTGATTGACGACCATGGGAATAAAGTGTTAGCGCAACTTTCGTCCGAAACGCCTGATTATCGTTTTAATCTGATTGTCAATGATAATCTGGAGTATAAGAATGTTGAAATTTCTGTACGGTTTAAAGGGGTAAAAGGCCATGGTGACCAGGGGGGAGGTCCGGTGTGGCGTTACCGCGATGCCAATAATTATTACGTGGTACGGGCTAATCCGCTGGAGAACAATTTCCGGTTGTATAAAGTGGTGAACGGAAACCGCCGGATGCTGAAAAGTGCCAGTTTGCGGATTGATACCGGAAAGTGGTACACCATTAAAGTGGTGATGAATGGAAACCGGATCGTTTGTTATTTCAACGGGAAGAAAGAACTGGAAGCGGTGGATGATACCTTTTCGCAACCGGGAAAAACCGGATTATGGACCAAGTCGGATGCGGGAACCTGGTTTGATGATTTCAGGGTGGCTCCGGCCGGAACTTTTTAA
- a CDS encoding TolC family protein: protein MRKLLFLFWGLGMALALSAQQIQPLTFNACLRMAAEHSYLVQSEQSQVTVAQQRALLKNTQSIPKISGELAGEGHFLGSYHFGQEWALVQADWSLGDFLKKTGWAARQDVLTRQFRMQQKQLEAMGNAAVLYVAILQTQKAGELIEARLKLMQKHKLLAESMWKAGLRTQLDVLQTETQITQLQEDSIRLRMNEINLRRTLARRLGFRNGDSLRLISFSSGSFRKIYLPETGRQDIHGNLKIRILQSEIAAWKLRTDAVQAKRFPHVMLGGGWFADGDPKGDGNYWLINGGIRIPIYEGKAVKRQESAFLAQKESLDYQLQNVQRETLIKTNRLLEKMKQLRHMIQIQQTRINTLKESSQFAEVNFKAGLITNLEYLDIQQKLTDARLKLEQSRLGFAMNLIDYYVITNQTERLARLGK from the coding sequence GTGAGGAAGTTACTTTTTCTGTTTTGGGGATTGGGAATGGCGTTGGCATTGTCTGCCCAGCAAATACAGCCGCTTACGTTTAACGCGTGTCTCCGGATGGCTGCCGAACACAGTTATCTGGTGCAGTCGGAACAGTCGCAGGTAACGGTTGCCCAGCAACGGGCACTGTTGAAAAACACCCAAAGTATTCCGAAAATATCGGGTGAGCTGGCCGGCGAAGGCCATTTTCTGGGTAGCTATCATTTTGGCCAGGAATGGGCACTGGTACAGGCCGACTGGTCGTTGGGCGATTTTTTGAAAAAAACAGGATGGGCAGCCCGGCAAGATGTGCTGACGCGGCAGTTCCGGATGCAGCAAAAACAACTCGAAGCTATGGGAAATGCCGCCGTATTGTACGTGGCGATTCTTCAAACACAAAAAGCGGGCGAACTCATAGAGGCCCGTTTGAAATTGATGCAAAAGCATAAGCTGTTGGCTGAGTCGATGTGGAAAGCCGGATTGCGTACGCAGCTGGATGTGTTGCAGACAGAAACACAAATTACGCAGCTGCAGGAAGATTCGATACGCCTGCGGATGAATGAAATCAATTTGCGTCGTACACTGGCCCGGCGACTGGGGTTTCGTAACGGCGACAGCCTCCGGCTGATCTCTTTTTCTTCCGGCTCTTTCCGGAAAATTTATCTTCCGGAAACCGGACGGCAGGATATTCACGGTAATCTGAAAATCAGGATACTACAATCTGAAATAGCGGCATGGAAACTGCGAACGGATGCGGTACAGGCCAAGCGGTTTCCTCATGTCATGCTGGGCGGTGGCTGGTTTGCCGACGGCGATCCCAAAGGCGACGGAAATTATTGGCTGATCAATGGTGGAATACGCATCCCTATTTATGAAGGAAAAGCCGTAAAACGGCAGGAATCGGCTTTTCTTGCCCAAAAAGAATCACTGGATTACCAACTTCAAAATGTGCAACGCGAAACCCTGATCAAAACCAATCGCCTTCTTGAAAAAATGAAACAGCTGCGTCACATGATACAAATACAACAGACGCGGATAAATACCCTGAAAGAATCGTCGCAATTTGCTGAAGTGAATTTTAAAGCCGGATTGATCACCAATCTCGAGTATCTTGATATTCAGCAGAAATTAACGGATGCCCGGCTGAAACTGGAACAAAGCCGGCTGGGCTTTGCTATGAATTTAATTGATTATTATGTGATTACAAATCAAACGGAACGCCTTGCCCGTTTGGGAAAATGA
- a CDS encoding efflux RND transporter periplasmic adaptor subunit translates to MKKYFRTIFVLSVLLIAGACQQPGKKQTASSPTVKITVKTAPVVTGLMQDTIGIYGEVKLRNDLLLASQFDGRLSGFSLLTGDRVHRGEQVGIIVPPLREALLRVMNQVPASQRKTLSEEIKEIPLICPMDGVVLKIFHRTGDVVRKGEPIVRIADLKHLDVYADLPVQYVPLVQKRKTMTVQFINYPHAALELPVSAFAGKVDSEKQTLSLRLALNNPQESFRPGMRVKLWFPGALHKNTLRVPRSALLEQEGIFYVFVVKNGKVRKQKVTVGIRQAAQVEILSGLKAGEWVVTDKAYSLTDGMAVKADMKK, encoded by the coding sequence ATGAAAAAATACTTCCGGACAATTTTTGTGCTTTCCGTTTTGTTGATAGCTGGTGCGTGTCAACAGCCGGGAAAGAAACAGACGGCTTCTTCTCCGACGGTGAAAATTACGGTAAAAACAGCCCCGGTGGTAACCGGTTTGATGCAGGATACCATCGGTATTTACGGTGAAGTGAAGTTGCGAAACGACCTGTTACTTGCTTCGCAGTTCGACGGCCGGCTTTCCGGTTTCTCATTGCTTACCGGTGACCGGGTGCACCGGGGTGAACAGGTGGGGATTATTGTGCCTCCGTTACGGGAAGCGTTGCTCCGGGTGATGAACCAGGTGCCGGCCTCACAACGTAAAACATTATCGGAAGAGATCAAGGAAATTCCGTTGATCTGTCCAATGGATGGCGTGGTATTGAAAATTTTTCACCGGACGGGCGATGTGGTGCGGAAAGGAGAACCCATTGTTCGCATAGCCGATCTGAAACATCTTGATGTTTATGCTGATTTGCCGGTACAATATGTCCCGTTGGTGCAAAAACGCAAAACCATGACGGTGCAATTTATTAATTATCCGCATGCTGCTTTGGAATTGCCGGTTTCGGCTTTTGCCGGTAAAGTGGATTCGGAAAAGCAAACCCTGTCGTTGCGATTGGCATTGAATAATCCGCAAGAAAGTTTCCGTCCCGGGATGCGGGTAAAATTGTGGTTTCCGGGGGCTTTGCATAAAAATACCCTTAGGGTGCCCCGCTCGGCTTTGTTGGAACAGGAAGGGATTTTTTATGTGTTTGTTGTAAAAAACGGAAAAGTCCGGAAACAAAAAGTAACCGTAGGTATCCGGCAGGCCGCACAAGTGGAAATCCTTTCCGGATTAAAAGCCGGAGAATGGGTGGTTACCGATAAAGCTTACTCGTTAACAGACGGAATGGCTGTAAAAGCAGATATGAAGAAATAG
- a CDS encoding efflux RND transporter permease subunit, which produces MNKLSEFAVENRRAIIFTTLLLSLIGGYLLFRIPEGVFPDATFPRIAIEVDYGLAPLKEMEMRVAKPIEEAMMMVEGVRTVRASISRGALEVNVDFQWGQDMFRAYQLVQAQVSGIQHQLPPGVKIEVRRFTTSTYPVAGFALTSDKRNLLQLRDLAIFTIRPQLAAIPGVYNIEVMGGHQREYWVNLDPQKLVALHLDYKKVEKAIRQANNLQFVGRLNESNKLYLNIADNRFVKMEDIEKTIVAHRGVQPVFLSDIATVKPAVKETFIACESNLKPAVLITVIKQPGTNAVSIMKTVEKRLASLKKVMPPDVRIQKWYDMTDFIRGAIGSVRDAIFLGAFLTFLILLLFLKKLRITLVTVTIIPVALLISFIFIKLSGMNLNIMSLGGLAAAIGILTDNAIVVIENVERYLEEGFGRKEAVIRATSEIIPPLLGATLTTLVVFVPLVFLSGVPGIFFKALASTLAIAVVVSMLLAVFLTPALTVSFISTRKKKPGKFMPVLVNLQQKALKGLMRWPVVTLLVVLIFAAVAVFSYLRIPNGFLPEWDEGTIVHDYLAPPGSSIEATKKMLKPIAQYIMSLPDVESYSLRTGRSLAHPRTHTNDGDFVIMLKKGHKLSSFEIMDKIRAFDRTHEPRLQPELFQVLPDRLKDLSGEIAPITIKVFGENLALIRQTAAQIADSLKNIRGAVDVYKGFSKTEPELRIRVNEEAAARFGVSVKEVSDAVHMALWGDDVSGIMEGLKMIPVRVRYPKQKYLHAEAIKKLPVYLASINRVVRLGEIADIQKLPGKADVDHENLAQVVNVKAHIAHRDLGSIIRDVKTMLAHIPLPPGVTLDIGGQYKSQQEAFRQLIMILSLGILLVFAILLFEFKSFRTSGVILLGTVLSVSGVFLLLWITRIPLDISAFMGMIMIIGVVVNNGILLIDYTEKYLKENSDVQQALLMAGQVRMRPILMTMLATIFGFLPLALALGEGSEMLQPLAVSMIGGMMLSIFLSLLIIPALYWMVNRNR; this is translated from the coding sequence ATGAACAAATTATCAGAATTTGCGGTAGAGAACAGACGGGCGATTATTTTTACTACGCTTTTGTTGTCGCTTATTGGCGGGTATTTGCTGTTTCGTATTCCCGAAGGCGTATTCCCGGATGCCACTTTCCCGCGCATTGCCATTGAAGTGGATTACGGACTGGCTCCGTTGAAAGAGATGGAAATGCGGGTGGCCAAACCGATTGAAGAAGCGATGATGATGGTTGAAGGCGTGCGGACAGTACGGGCTTCCATCAGTCGTGGGGCGTTGGAAGTCAATGTGGATTTTCAATGGGGACAGGATATGTTTCGGGCTTACCAGCTGGTGCAGGCGCAGGTGAGTGGTATTCAGCATCAGCTTCCGCCCGGAGTGAAAATTGAAGTCCGCCGTTTTACCACCAGCACTTATCCTGTGGCCGGCTTTGCGTTGACTTCCGATAAACGGAACCTGTTACAACTGCGCGATTTGGCCATCTTTACCATTCGCCCCCAGCTGGCTGCTATTCCGGGCGTGTACAATATTGAAGTGATGGGCGGACACCAGCGGGAGTATTGGGTGAATCTGGATCCACAAAAGCTGGTCGCTTTGCACCTCGATTATAAAAAGGTGGAAAAAGCCATTCGCCAGGCCAACAATTTGCAGTTTGTGGGACGGCTGAACGAGTCGAACAAGCTTTATCTGAACATTGCCGACAACCGTTTTGTAAAAATGGAGGATATCGAAAAAACCATTGTAGCCCATCGCGGAGTGCAACCGGTTTTCTTGTCCGATATTGCTACGGTGAAACCGGCCGTAAAAGAGACTTTTATTGCCTGCGAAAGTAACCTGAAACCGGCCGTGTTGATAACGGTGATTAAACAACCGGGGACCAATGCCGTTTCCATTATGAAAACGGTGGAGAAACGGTTGGCTTCACTGAAAAAAGTCATGCCGCCCGATGTTCGTATTCAAAAATGGTACGACATGACCGATTTTATCCGGGGAGCCATCGGCAGTGTCCGCGATGCGATTTTTCTGGGAGCATTTCTTACATTCCTCATTCTCCTGCTCTTTTTGAAGAAATTACGGATTACGCTGGTAACGGTGACCATCATTCCGGTAGCACTGCTCATCAGCTTTATTTTTATAAAGTTGTCAGGGATGAACCTGAATATTATGAGTTTGGGCGGACTGGCAGCAGCTATCGGTATTTTGACCGATAATGCCATCGTGGTGATCGAAAATGTAGAACGCTACCTTGAAGAAGGTTTCGGGCGGAAAGAAGCGGTGATTCGTGCTACTTCGGAAATTATTCCGCCGTTGCTTGGTGCTACATTGACCACGTTGGTGGTTTTTGTCCCGCTGGTTTTTCTTTCCGGGGTTCCCGGCATCTTTTTTAAGGCACTGGCTTCCACATTGGCTATTGCGGTGGTGGTATCCATGTTGCTGGCGGTATTTTTAACCCCGGCACTCACGGTCAGTTTTATTTCTACCCGGAAGAAAAAACCGGGAAAGTTTATGCCGGTACTGGTAAATCTTCAGCAAAAAGCATTAAAGGGGTTGATGCGGTGGCCTGTTGTTACCCTTTTGGTGGTGTTGATTTTTGCTGCGGTGGCGGTTTTTTCTTACCTGCGTATTCCAAATGGTTTTTTGCCTGAATGGGACGAAGGAACCATCGTGCATGATTATCTGGCTCCGCCGGGTAGCTCCATCGAAGCAACCAAAAAAATGCTGAAACCTATAGCGCAATACATTATGAGCTTGCCCGATGTGGAGAGTTATTCGCTCCGTACCGGCCGTAGTCTGGCACATCCCCGAACCCACACCAACGATGGCGATTTTGTGATCATGCTGAAAAAAGGACATAAGCTCTCGTCTTTCGAAATTATGGATAAAATCAGGGCTTTTGACCGTACGCATGAACCACGGTTGCAACCCGAATTGTTCCAGGTGTTGCCTGACCGCCTGAAAGACCTGAGCGGAGAAATTGCTCCCATTACCATCAAAGTTTTTGGCGAAAACCTGGCTCTTATCCGGCAGACGGCAGCACAAATTGCTGATTCCCTGAAAAATATCCGTGGCGCAGTGGATGTGTACAAAGGGTTTTCAAAAACAGAACCGGAGTTACGGATTCGGGTAAATGAAGAAGCGGCTGCCCGTTTCGGCGTGAGTGTAAAAGAAGTAAGCGATGCCGTGCATATGGCGCTTTGGGGCGACGATGTGTCGGGTATCATGGAAGGACTGAAAATGATCCCCGTCCGGGTGCGTTATCCCAAACAAAAATATCTTCATGCTGAAGCCATCAAAAAGTTACCGGTTTACCTGGCATCCATCAACCGGGTTGTCCGGTTGGGTGAAATTGCCGATATTCAGAAATTGCCGGGAAAAGCCGATGTGGACCACGAAAACCTTGCGCAGGTGGTTAATGTAAAAGCCCATATAGCGCACCGTGATTTAGGGAGTATTATCCGTGATGTGAAAACCATGCTTGCCCACATTCCTTTGCCGCCGGGTGTTACACTTGACATTGGCGGGCAGTACAAAAGCCAGCAGGAAGCTTTCCGGCAGCTCATCATGATCCTTTCTTTGGGCATTTTGCTGGTTTTTGCCATTTTGTTGTTCGAATTCAAGTCTTTTCGTACTTCCGGAGTGATCTTGCTGGGTACGGTATTATCGGTTAGCGGTGTTTTCCTTCTGTTATGGATTACCCGTATTCCGCTGGATATTTCTGCTTTTATGGGAATGATTATGATTATTGGCGTGGTGGTGAATAACGGCATTTTACTGATCGATTATACCGAAAAATATTTAAAGGAAAATTCTGATGTCCAACAGGCACTGCTCATGGCCGGACAAGTGCGTATGCGTCCCATCCTGATGACCATGCTGGCCACCATTTTTGGCTTTTTGCCGTTGGCACTGGCCCTGGGCGAAGGTTCTGAGATGCTGCAACCCCTTGCCGTATCCATGATTGGCGGCATGATGCTTTCTATTTTTCTCTCCCTTTTGATTATTCCGGCTTTGTATTGGATGGTGAACCGGAACCGGTAA